The genomic region AACGACCAAAAACGCATCGGAGCAGTTTCATTTGGGTTAAAAGGGGTACACTATAATCTCATTGTTCGCCTGTTGAACGACCGTTTTGGGGTTCAAGTAAGGGGCGGTTGGTCCTGCGCCAGTACCTACGGCCATTATTTATTCAATATTGATACGAATACGTCCGAAAAAATAATCAAGGATATCGAAAACAAAAACCTGACGGAAAAACCAGGTTGGGTTCGTTTATCCCTTCATCCCATTACCACAAACGAAGAATTGCTTTTTATTTGTGATGCCATACAGCAAGTCGCCAAAAATATAGGGGCTTGGGGCAATGACTATACCTACAATCCTAAAACCAATGAATTTGACCACAAAAGCAGTAGTGACCAAAAAATCATTGATACTGTTGAAGAATGGTTTTCTTAACGAAACGATTCAATTTCTTTTGCGTTAGAGCTTAATTGCGGGTACACGTATTAAATTTATACTTTCTTTACGTTTAACGAGAACGACTGGACGTTATGCAAATAGATTAAACATGTATCTTCCGCATTTGTACCTTCTACCTCCAAACCCCAGATTTCTTAGATACTTTCGTTTTTAAAAAAACCCTGCCTATTTTTTTCGGAAAAAGTTTGGTTCTACGTACCTAATCAATAAAAAAAATTCCAGAACCGTTTCTTATCTTTTTGTCCTGCCTTGTTCGATTCTTTGATTTTGATCAAGTACATGGAGTAATTATCCTTTGTTTTTCCTTTGGCACTTTTCTGTATTTGATTTCTTATGGTTATTGGTTCTGCGTTTGTACGAAACCATATATTTATTTTTTCATTGTCCAAATTTTCTAAGATCCCATCTGAACACAACAGAAAAAAATCGTTCTCTACGATATCATCTATTTTGCAAGTAGCTATTCTAGTTTGGGTTTTCCCATTCACGGCTCTTGTGATAACATTCTTTTTAGGGTGGGTTTTGGCTTCCTCTTCGGAAATCTCACCCATTTCCAAAAGACTTTGTACGTGTGAGTGGTCTTTGGTTTGAAACAATATCCCACCATTTCTTATATGGTATATTCTACTATCCCCGACCCAACCCAATGTTGCACTATTCCCCTTTTTTGAAAAACAAATAATGGTAAGTGTACTGGCCATCTGCAAAGAATCCGGGTTATTGTTAGCGTAGTGCCTTAGTTGTTCCTCTACATACCTTAACCCTTTTTCCAATAGCTTATCATCCTCGACATTGTTACTCGCTTTTTTTAAATACACAGGAAAATGTTCGCATATCAGCTTCGAAGCCACCGCTCCTTTTGCTTGACCGCCTACACCATCGCATACTAAAAAGACCGTGTCATTTTTATTTGGAGAAACGGGGTATACCGCATCTTCGTTATTGGTACGTTCCCCCAATTCATTTAGATACTCTGGTTGAAACAGCTTCATTTTTGATAGGTTTCAAATGAACGTACCATTAACTCTTCGAGGTTTTTAAATCTTATGCTCAATCCGTTGGAAGAAATTGAGATGGGCGTACCGTACTTTCTAAGGTTTGCCTTCATTGCCTGTCGCTTTAGGGCACCTTTGACGTTGCCAAGGTATTTTTCTGGATTGTGTACATCTATCAACAAAAAACGTGTTCCCGACACACTTATTTTTCTGAATCCGACTATATCCACCCATTCTACAAGGCCTGCACTAACCCCACTGGAATTGTCCCATATTCCTTTTTCATCGATCTTGAGTCCAGGTTTTTTGTCAAATATTTTTTTGATGACAGCAATACAAATTCCTCCAAAAAAGACAGCTGCGACACCTCCAAATCCTATAATCCATATAGGGGAGAATTTTCTCGTCTGCATTTCTTCCGCATTCAAAAGCATAAAAACACCTAGCGCAACAAAAAGTAGGCATCCTAAAATAATAAAGCTCATTTTTGCTTTGCTAAGCGGGACTTCAATATTGTTTTTTTTCATTTTTTGATTAAGATTAAATTCATAAATGACCTTGTACCATGCTTTTGGCCCACTGTCTTGTTCGGACACCAAAATCATGAGCAGAGGTTTGGTTCAATAGTTCGGAAATAGTCACCGGTCGAAACATTGTACATCCGGCACAAATAGAAAGTTTAGCACGGGAACAATAGGAGTCTTCTATTATTTTTCTTTCTACGGTCGTAAGCACGATTTCATTTTTTTCTACAAAAGTCTCACATAAAACAATGGCCAGGTATTTTTCCCCTATACTGCCCTTGACCAGTTTTTGCCTTATCGTATCATACTTTGACTTTAATGCCAGTTTAGACATTTTCATTACCAACAACGAAGGCTTTCCCACAAAGGAACATGAAAACCCGACTACACCACCTTCGGTGTGCTGTGCCATAAGATTTGAAAAAGCGGTAAATGCGATAATCAAAAGTAAAGCTATACATTTTTTCATTCAATACTCTTAATCCAATGATATACTATTGATCAAGATATTACCACCGTAGCGTCCCGTTCATCGTTAAAATTGCTCCGGTTTCAACATTCTGCACTGTTGTATTCATAAATACAGCTTCTCGTAAATCTTTATTTATACTTATGGTATTGCAATCTGTAAATGTACCAAAAGTTGAATCACAACCGTATTGCCGTTGTACGCCGTTGGTCACAATGGTCATGGATACTACTTGTTCGCCGGCAACAATGATAAAACCATTTTCTGTATCTGGAGCATCTATAATTGATTCTACATAACCAGGATCACCGGGAGATAGCGTTGGCGATTCTTCTACTATTGTAGCTCCCTGGTGTACTACGATGATTGAATCTTCCAACCCCGTAAGGTCTACCCTACCATAATCTATGTCTCCAACTTGCAATTCGTTTCCAATAGCCGCAGTATCCTCCCCTGACATCCTTATAGTTCCGGTGGCATTATTTTCATTTTGTGGTTCATTGTTTGATTCTGATGAGCAATTGGTCATAAATATCGCAGTAATCAGAAAAAGTGATAGCATTCGTAATGTTTTCATTGTCGTATGTTTTTATATTATTTTTTAAAATCAAGGGTTATGGATTTCTCACTTATTTGCTCAATATTGAAGTTCTTTCGTGTTCCCTGATGCACTTTCTGCCAAATAGCGTCAGCAGTTGCCTTGCTTTGTATTTTAATCATTATTTGACCATTGGAGTACGTTTTAATCAGTTCTTTAGCTACTTTGGATTTTGAGATTTCATTGTAAAGCTGGTTTACACTTGGGTTATCATAGGAGATCGATGTTATTGTGATTATTACGATATTTGATGAAGCCTTTTTTTTATTCTTTTTCGGGAAGAAAATATCACCAACCTTTTTCGCAGTCTCTTTCGCACCCTCTATTGTACTATCAATACTAGCAACAGTGCTGTCTATTTCAGTATTGGCTTCTTCAACGGTTTGTTCTACTTTTTCTACGCTATTTGCGGTTCTTCTTTTTTCTTTATTGTCCTGTGAAAAAATAAAACTAGCTACAACAAGAAATAGTGGTACGAGAATCTTTGTTTTTGATTTCATTTTAAAAGTATTTGGTTACACATTCATTCGTGTATACCCCATATTTTAAAATGTCATCTTTTTAAGTATGTTTTTTGAGTTTTTTTTGAGAATAGGAATACTGACTAAAATCAATTGCCCCGTGGCAAATTTTGGTATCCGAATGAATTCACGGTACGATTGTTTTTGAAACAAAACGCTCGAACTGATACTTGGAAAGTTTTTAGGAATTCAAAATGCGTTTCTATGTTAAACCGTAATTTCAACCCTCTTTAATGGACTTTAAAGTGTATTTGGTATAGGCCATTTTATCAAAAACCATAGATTGTCCCGTGGCCAACCACCTTTTGTATATCCAACGTACCGTTCATGTATACATAAAGCTCGTTATCCTTCGTTTTTTTGGTAAAGACCATAATTCTTTATTTTTTTGTTCCGGTTACCTTAAAATCGTCAAAATAAGTGGTCACACTCCCTTTTGGGTTGGAATTTATCATACCCATATAGTTGCCACCTGTAGGGTTTATTAATTGATTTATAATTTCCATTTTACCATTTAGATAACAAGAAACATAATTACCGTTTTTAAGAACTTTTATACTATTTGTCTGATTGTTCGTTAAAACTGAAACTTGTTTAATTTTACTCCATTTACCTTTTAAATTTTTATAGAGTATCAATGTATTGTTCCCTACAACTGCAATATGATAATCGGTATTGTTCGAATCAAATACCAAACCAACTGTACCTATCTTGGAGCCTCTGGTAACCTTAACACCAACCGTATACGTTTCGGTTGTATTTAAATTAAAAAAAGCAGTTTTATTGTGGCTAACATCCTTATTTTTTACACTGAGCTTATATTTTCCAAACTCGTAGGACCAAGTTGAGTTCGTGTTGGAAAATTCGGGAAACTTTGTTGAACCAAAG from Costertonia aggregata harbors:
- a CDS encoding PP2C family protein-serine/threonine phosphatase — translated: MKLFQPEYLNELGERTNNEDAVYPVSPNKNDTVFLVCDGVGGQAKGAVASKLICEHFPVYLKKASNNVEDDKLLEKGLRYVEEQLRHYANNNPDSLQMASTLTIICFSKKGNSATLGWVGDSRIYHIRNGGILFQTKDHSHVQSLLEMGEISEEEAKTHPKKNVITRAVNGKTQTRIATCKIDDIVENDFFLLCSDGILENLDNEKINIWFRTNAEPITIRNQIQKSAKGKTKDNYSMYLIKIKESNKAGQKDKKRFWNFFY
- a CDS encoding STM3941 family protein, with the translated sequence MKKNNIEVPLSKAKMSFIILGCLLFVALGVFMLLNAEEMQTRKFSPIWIIGFGGVAAVFFGGICIAVIKKIFDKKPGLKIDEKGIWDNSSGVSAGLVEWVDIVGFRKISVSGTRFLLIDVHNPEKYLGNVKGALKRQAMKANLRKYGTPISISSNGLSIRFKNLEELMVRSFETYQK